In Coleofasciculus chthonoplastes PCC 7420, a single genomic region encodes these proteins:
- the tnpA gene encoding IS200/IS605 family transposase, with protein MSLWRTYYHLIWATESRQPLITPERESELYRYIIGKADGIGCILHAIGGMADHIHLVVSIPPKLSVADFVKTIKGSSAYHLNHLPSASSLAFSWQHGYGVFTLGGKQLEEAKAYVLNQKTHHLNGTAIPALERDFEVNK; from the coding sequence ATGTCCTTATGGCGCACCTACTACCACCTCATTTGGGCAACAGAATCCCGTCAACCTCTGATTACTCCAGAGCGAGAATCTGAATTATACCGTTATATTATTGGCAAGGCTGATGGGATTGGCTGTATTCTCCATGCGATTGGGGGTATGGCGGATCATATTCATCTGGTGGTTTCAATTCCTCCAAAGTTATCCGTTGCTGATTTTGTCAAGACAATTAAAGGGAGTAGTGCGTATCATTTGAATCATCTGCCATCGGCTTCTTCTTTGGCGTTTAGTTGGCAACACGGATATGGGGTGTTTACCCTGGGAGGGAAACAATTGGAAGAGGCGAAGGCTTATGTGCTAAACCAGAAGACGCACCATTTAAATGGCACGGCAATTCCCGCGTTGGAACGGGATTTTGAGGTGAATAAGTGA